In a single window of the Metopolophium dirhodum isolate CAU chromosome 2, ASM1992520v1, whole genome shotgun sequence genome:
- the LOC132938726 gene encoding nuclear nucleic acid-binding protein C1D-like — MATLDLDEELLKDEELVASIQNLDHSIVDIETLLESRMDLDYNSLSVEDKIKHDLLIAFALNSLYWIYLRLDGVDPTSHNIKRELDRVKSTMDMAKGAMAKKNMLRVDKKAAERFIDHALWTPEDKKRRSHNMENPNKKIKFDENGDPTK, encoded by the coding sequence ATGGCAACATTAGACTTGGATGAAGAATTACTCAAAGATGAAGAGTTAGTTGCAAGCATTCAAAATTTGGACCATTCAATTGTAGATATTGAAACGTTACTAGAATCACGAATGGATTTAGATTACAACTCTCTGTCAGTGGAAGATAAAATTAAGCATGATCTACTTATTGCATTTGCATTGAATAGTTTGTATTGGATTTACCTGCGATTGGATGGTGTTGATCCAACTtctcataatataaaaagagaATTGGATCGTGTAAAATCAACTATGGATATGGCTAAAGGTGCTATGgccaaaaaaaatatgctaagaGTTGATAAAAAAGCTGCTGAAAGGTTTATCGATCATGCTCTTTGGACACCAGAAGATAAGAAACGTAGGTCTCATAATATGGAAaacccaaataaaaaaataaaatttgatgaaaatggtgacccaacaaaataa